GGACGGGAGAGGTGCCTTGGGAGGAGCGGGTCCGCAGGGCGCAGGCCGCCATGGGAAAATTCCGGTCCGGCTCGAAGGATGTGGCGGAGAGGCACGACGATTATCTGGTGGAGGAATATGGGAAACGATGATCCTGGTGGATACATCGGCGTTCTACGCGCTCCTGGACGGGGATGATGTCTGCCACGCCCGCGCGTTGGAACGGTGGGAAAGAGAGCCGCCTGGCGAGGGATCCCTGGTGACGACGAATTATATCGTGCTCGAGACGATGACGTTGTTGC
This is a stretch of genomic DNA from Candidatus Deferrimicrobiaceae bacterium. It encodes these proteins:
- a CDS encoding ribbon-helix-helix protein, CopG family, with product MVRTQIQLTERQARELKRIAAKEGVSMAEIIRRAVDAKIRVGTGEVPWEERVRRAQAAMGKFRSGSKDVAERHDDYLVEEYGKR